Proteins from one Corynebacterium epidermidicanis genomic window:
- the paaD gene encoding 1,2-phenylacetyl-CoA epoxidase subunit PaaD: MHELRPTGEREAQLWDAAATVPDPEIPVISIADLGILRGVRWEGEQPIITITPTYSGCPAMDTIAADVKDAVEAAGFPRPSIDLVLHPAWSTDWMTEEGKQQLQDYGIAPPQRREASSGPIPLTLSAPVACPRCGSRNTQKLSHFGSTSCKALYSCRDCHEPFDYFKVH, translated from the coding sequence ATGCACGAGCTCAGGCCCACCGGCGAGCGGGAAGCCCAGCTGTGGGACGCTGCCGCCACCGTGCCGGACCCCGAGATCCCTGTCATTTCCATCGCGGACCTGGGCATTCTCCGCGGGGTCCGCTGGGAAGGGGAGCAGCCGATCATAACCATCACGCCCACCTATTCCGGCTGCCCCGCGATGGACACCATCGCAGCCGACGTGAAAGATGCCGTCGAAGCAGCCGGGTTCCCCCGCCCCAGCATTGACCTCGTGCTACACCCGGCGTGGAGCACAGATTGGATGACCGAAGAAGGCAAACAGCAGCTGCAGGATTATGGCATTGCGCCACCGCAGCGTCGAGAAGCAAGCAGTGGCCCGATCCCGCTCACGCTGTCCGCACCGGTGGCGTGCCCCCGCTGCGGGTCCCGCAACACCCAAAAACTCAGCCATTTCGGCTCAACGTCCTGCAAAGCGCTGTACAGCTGCCGCGACTGCCACGAACCGTTCGACTACTTTAAGGTGCACTAA
- the paaE gene encoding 1,2-phenylacetyl-CoA epoxidase subunit PaaE produces MNQKVKFNPLRVSEIRRLTPDSVEVSFEVPTDLADDYNYIPGQYVALRREIDGQEVRRSYSICATPQRLSTGASVIKVGIKKNLGGVFSTWANDALQVGDTIDVMNPQGAFTSRTHVTFLNDPAAAGEGKKHLVAVAAGSGITPIMAIASAFLASAEDHTFELIYANKGAGDVMFAEEIGDLKDKYPARFAVHHVLSRENRVNPLFTGRIDGERLEQLLDNVLGQDADEWFLCGPFELVQLCRDALAERGVPEDRVRFELFATGKPADAPGGQQGRAVEIREGEDVYKIKFTLDGLTGEVDSPVSAHETVLNAALRKRSDVPFACAGGVCGTCRARVVEGEYEMDENYALEPDEVERGYVLTCQTRPTSPCLTVDFDS; encoded by the coding sequence ATGAACCAGAAGGTGAAATTTAACCCCCTACGGGTCAGCGAGATTCGTCGTCTCACCCCGGATTCCGTCGAGGTTTCCTTTGAAGTTCCCACCGACCTCGCCGACGACTACAACTACATCCCCGGCCAGTACGTCGCGCTGCGTCGCGAAATCGACGGCCAAGAGGTGCGCCGCTCCTACTCAATCTGCGCCACCCCGCAGCGCTTATCGACGGGCGCGTCGGTGATCAAGGTAGGCATCAAGAAGAATCTCGGCGGCGTGTTTTCTACCTGGGCCAACGACGCGCTCCAGGTGGGCGACACCATAGACGTGATGAACCCGCAGGGAGCGTTCACCTCCCGCACGCACGTGACGTTTTTGAATGATCCTGCTGCAGCTGGCGAAGGCAAGAAGCACCTGGTGGCAGTGGCAGCCGGTTCCGGCATCACGCCAATCATGGCGATCGCCTCCGCGTTCCTCGCCTCGGCTGAGGACCACACTTTCGAGCTGATTTACGCCAACAAGGGCGCGGGCGATGTCATGTTCGCCGAGGAAATCGGTGATTTGAAAGACAAGTACCCGGCCCGGTTTGCCGTACACCACGTGCTGTCCCGCGAAAACCGAGTAAACCCGCTGTTCACCGGCCGTATCGACGGGGAGCGCCTGGAGCAGCTGCTGGACAACGTCCTGGGCCAAGACGCCGACGAGTGGTTCCTCTGTGGCCCATTTGAGCTGGTGCAGCTCTGCCGTGACGCCCTCGCTGAGCGCGGGGTTCCCGAGGACCGCGTGCGCTTCGAACTCTTCGCCACCGGTAAGCCAGCCGATGCCCCAGGTGGCCAGCAGGGCCGTGCCGTGGAGATTCGCGAGGGCGAAGACGTGTACAAGATTAAGTTCACCCTCGACGGACTCACCGGCGAAGTCGATTCCCCAGTCTCCGCGCACGAAACCGTGCTGAACGCAGCGCTGCGCAAGCGTTCCGACGTCCCGTTCGCCTGCGCTGGCGGCGTGTGTGGTACCTGCCGCGCCCGCGTTGTAGAGGGCGAATACGAGATGGACGAAAACTACGCGCTGGAGCCCGACGAAGTGGAACGCGGCTACGTCCTGACCTGCCAAACCCGCCCAACTTCGCCGTGCCTGACGGTGGACTTCGATTCTTAA
- a CDS encoding TetR/AcrR family transcriptional regulator, with amino-acid sequence METQTKQGRPGYSREDVTRIAVQEFNARGYEATSMGELAKVLGLSKSAIYHHISSKEELLKEATDRALKLLDDLVAECDRTQGPAVARLRFLVRGTTLALCREPEYVTLLLRLRGNSEVETAAMARRRAFTGYVVGLVEAAQKEGAIDADVVPGVAGRLLLGMVNSLVEWYSPAGSLEPEDVADIVETMVFLGLEL; translated from the coding sequence GTGGAGACTCAAACGAAGCAGGGCCGCCCGGGATACAGTCGCGAAGACGTCACGCGCATCGCAGTTCAGGAATTCAACGCGCGAGGCTACGAAGCCACCAGCATGGGCGAGCTAGCGAAGGTGCTTGGCCTCTCGAAATCTGCGATCTACCATCACATTTCCTCTAAAGAGGAGCTGCTGAAGGAAGCCACTGACCGGGCCCTCAAGCTTCTCGACGACCTCGTTGCCGAATGTGATCGCACGCAAGGTCCTGCGGTGGCTCGACTTCGGTTCCTGGTTCGTGGAACTACCTTGGCGCTGTGTCGGGAGCCGGAGTATGTGACGTTGCTGTTGCGATTGCGAGGAAACTCCGAGGTGGAGACGGCGGCGATGGCTCGGCGTCGTGCCTTTACTGGTTACGTGGTTGGCCTAGTGGAAGCTGCGCAGAAAGAGGGGGCGATCGATGCGGATGTCGTGCCTGGGGTAGCTGGTCGTCTGCTGCTTGGCATGGTCAACTCGCTGGTTGAGTGGTACTCCCCTGCTGGTTCGTTGGAGCCGGAAGATGTGGCCGATATCGTAGAGACGATGGTGTTTTTGGGGCTGGAGCTCTAG
- a CDS encoding AMP-binding protein: MTSAYDITSSHHGPETGIEFASRDEITALQTARAKNTLRHAYYNVPHYRRVFDEMGVHPDDFKELSDLAKFPFTEKKDLRAEYPFGMFAVGDHQIARIHASSGTTGLPTVVGYTRKDIETWADLVARSLRAGGVRPGDKVQVAFGYGLFTGGLGAHYGVEKLGATAIPTSGGMTERQVQIIRDFKPDAIMATPSYMLNVVDRMRQEGMDPAETSLRVGIFGAEPWSEGMRRELETGLGIDATDIYGLSEVMGPGVAQECVETKDGLTIWEDHFYPEIVDPETLQPVPDGELGELVITPLTKEAFPVIRYRTHDLTRLLPGTARSMRRLARISARNDDMIILRGVNCFPSQFEELIVEEDALKTKYQCVLDRKGRMDTLTILVEGNPDFAKDVQDDAGRHLQKQIKNRIGITVGVEVLDHVDTGEGKAKRLVDNRPKD; encoded by the coding sequence GTGACTTCCGCTTACGACATCACTTCTTCCCATCACGGTCCGGAGACCGGAATTGAGTTCGCGAGTCGCGACGAGATCACCGCGCTACAGACTGCGCGCGCAAAAAACACGCTGCGACATGCTTATTACAACGTGCCACACTACCGTCGCGTGTTCGACGAAATGGGCGTGCATCCGGACGATTTTAAGGAGCTCAGCGACCTCGCTAAGTTCCCGTTCACCGAGAAGAAGGACCTGCGTGCCGAGTACCCATTCGGCATGTTCGCAGTAGGCGATCACCAGATTGCCCGCATTCACGCGTCCTCCGGAACCACCGGGCTGCCCACCGTGGTCGGCTACACCCGCAAGGACATTGAGACCTGGGCTGACCTGGTTGCGCGTTCTTTGCGTGCCGGTGGCGTCCGCCCGGGCGACAAGGTGCAGGTAGCGTTCGGCTACGGGCTGTTTACCGGCGGGTTGGGGGCGCACTATGGCGTCGAGAAGCTGGGCGCGACGGCGATCCCTACCTCGGGTGGCATGACCGAACGCCAGGTGCAGATCATTAGGGACTTCAAGCCGGACGCGATCATGGCGACGCCGTCGTACATGCTCAACGTGGTTGATCGTATGCGTCAGGAAGGCATGGATCCAGCGGAGACGTCGCTACGCGTGGGCATCTTCGGTGCCGAGCCGTGGAGCGAGGGTATGCGCCGCGAACTCGAGACGGGACTGGGCATCGATGCGACCGACATCTACGGACTTTCCGAGGTCATGGGGCCGGGTGTCGCGCAGGAATGCGTGGAGACCAAGGACGGCCTCACGATCTGGGAAGACCACTTCTACCCAGAGATCGTGGACCCGGAAACCCTGCAGCCGGTGCCGGACGGCGAGCTCGGCGAGCTGGTCATCACTCCGCTGACCAAGGAAGCTTTCCCGGTCATCCGCTACCGCACGCATGACCTCACCCGCCTCCTGCCTGGCACCGCGCGCTCGATGCGACGGCTGGCCCGCATCAGCGCGCGTAACGACGACATGATCATCCTCCGTGGCGTCAACTGCTTCCCGTCTCAATTCGAGGAACTCATCGTCGAAGAAGATGCGTTGAAGACCAAGTACCAGTGCGTCCTCGACCGCAAGGGACGCATGGACACCCTGACCATCCTGGTGGAAGGTAACCCAGACTTCGCCAAGGATGTGCAAGACGATGCCGGCCGTCACCTGCAAAAGCAGATCAAGAACCGGATCGGCATCACCGTGGGCGTCGAAGTCCTAGACCATGTGGACACCGGCGAAGGCAAAGCAAAGCGCCTCGTGGACAACCGTCCGAAGGACTAA
- the paaC gene encoding 1,2-phenylacetyl-CoA epoxidase subunit PaaC yields the protein MSITTTDSATRQSMGEAITAEDIQNSGVKAPEKVAEYALMLGDDALILAQRLGWWVSRAPEMEEDIALANIGLDLLGHARFLLSYAGTAWDKTEDDLAYFRDEEEFRSCRLVEQENGDFAHTIARQLLFSYYAHGLYTVLLSSTDETLKAIAAKAIKEVDYHVDHSSQWLLRLGLGTEESKTRMQKGLDHMWPYLAELFEDLPIHEELEGIAVKPSTLKAEFDERIAWIIDKAGLEIPQTKQARSGQRTGMFSEQRGYILAEMQVLARQHPGATW from the coding sequence GTGAGCATCACGACGACCGACTCCGCCACTCGCCAGTCCATGGGCGAGGCCATCACTGCCGAGGACATCCAAAACTCCGGGGTGAAAGCGCCCGAAAAGGTCGCGGAATACGCCCTCATGCTTGGTGACGACGCCCTGATCCTCGCCCAGCGCCTGGGCTGGTGGGTCTCCCGGGCCCCCGAGATGGAAGAAGACATCGCGCTGGCCAACATCGGCCTGGACCTCCTCGGACACGCCCGCTTCCTGCTTTCCTACGCGGGCACCGCCTGGGACAAGACCGAGGACGACCTCGCGTACTTCCGTGACGAGGAAGAGTTCCGCTCCTGCCGCCTCGTGGAGCAGGAAAACGGCGACTTCGCGCACACCATCGCTCGCCAGCTGCTGTTCTCCTACTATGCGCACGGCCTCTACACGGTGCTGCTGTCCTCCACCGATGAAACGCTCAAGGCCATCGCAGCGAAGGCGATCAAGGAAGTTGACTACCATGTCGACCACTCCTCCCAGTGGCTGCTGCGTCTGGGCCTCGGTACCGAAGAGTCGAAAACCCGCATGCAAAAGGGCCTCGACCACATGTGGCCTTACCTGGCCGAACTCTTCGAGGACTTGCCAATTCACGAAGAGCTGGAAGGCATCGCGGTGAAGCCATCCACGCTCAAGGCGGAGTTCGACGAGCGGATCGCCTGGATCATCGACAAGGCCGGCCTGGAGATCCCGCAGACCAAACAGGCCCGCTCCGGCCAACGCACCGGAATGTTCTCCGAGCAACGCGGATACATCCTCGCCGAGATGCAGGTGCTGGCGCGCCAGCACCCAGGCGCTACCTGGTAA
- a CDS encoding MFS transporter, with translation MTTATSTQTNYEPTPLTAEHRRVLAGSMVGTTIEWFDFFIYAQAAGLIFAAQYFNPASNSSPALAQIVSWASIGISFLFRPLGAVIAGHLGDRLGRKIVLVLTLFGMGGATVAMGLLPNYAAIGIAAPLLLVVLRIIQGLSAGGEWGGAALLAVEHAPVNRRSYFGSYPQVGVPAGMFLATTFMLVLTRVTTDEQFNAWGWRIPFLSSIVMIGIGYFIRRMVEESPVFAELQNLQKESSAPLSVLFKRHTKDVFIAAFIFSGCNAAGYLAIAFFNSYGTKVLHLPKSQVLFVSLLSSITWLIGTLWSGLLGDKIGKRKTFAWAYVAMIIYAVPMWLLIDTKSIVLFAIAALILGILLGATYGPQSALYAEMFPADIRLSGVSISYAIGSIFGGAFAPMIAQMLLNKTGSSLSIGVYIAGVSLLSLIAVLLVPKEVEGRSLH, from the coding sequence ATGACTACTGCTACATCTACGCAAACCAATTACGAGCCAACACCACTGACCGCGGAACACCGACGAGTCTTGGCTGGATCGATGGTGGGTACCACCATCGAATGGTTTGACTTCTTCATTTACGCGCAGGCAGCGGGGCTGATCTTCGCGGCGCAATACTTCAACCCGGCGTCGAATAGCTCGCCTGCCCTTGCACAGATCGTGTCGTGGGCGTCAATCGGTATTTCCTTCCTGTTTCGCCCGCTGGGCGCGGTGATCGCGGGGCATTTGGGAGATCGCCTGGGTCGTAAAATTGTGCTGGTCCTGACGCTGTTCGGTATGGGTGGTGCCACTGTCGCGATGGGTCTGCTGCCGAACTATGCAGCCATCGGAATCGCGGCGCCCCTGCTCTTGGTGGTGCTGCGCATTATTCAGGGGCTGTCGGCTGGCGGTGAATGGGGTGGCGCTGCGCTGCTCGCGGTGGAACATGCCCCGGTCAACCGTCGTTCCTACTTCGGGTCGTACCCGCAGGTAGGCGTGCCGGCCGGTATGTTCCTGGCTACCACCTTCATGCTGGTGCTTACCCGCGTGACCACCGATGAACAGTTCAACGCGTGGGGCTGGCGTATCCCGTTCCTGTCTTCCATCGTGATGATCGGCATCGGCTACTTTATCCGCCGCATGGTGGAGGAATCACCGGTTTTCGCCGAGCTGCAGAATCTGCAGAAAGAATCCTCTGCCCCACTGAGTGTGCTGTTCAAGCGGCACACCAAGGATGTCTTCATCGCGGCTTTCATCTTCTCGGGCTGCAACGCTGCGGGCTACTTGGCGATCGCCTTCTTCAATTCCTACGGTACGAAGGTGCTGCACTTGCCGAAGTCCCAGGTGCTGTTCGTGTCACTGCTCAGCTCGATCACCTGGCTGATTGGCACGTTGTGGTCGGGTCTGCTCGGAGACAAGATCGGCAAGCGCAAGACCTTCGCCTGGGCTTATGTGGCGATGATTATCTACGCTGTGCCGATGTGGCTGCTGATTGACACCAAGAGCATCGTGCTCTTCGCAATCGCGGCTCTCATCCTCGGCATCCTGCTCGGGGCTACCTATGGTCCGCAGTCCGCACTGTACGCGGAGATGTTCCCAGCTGACATCCGACTGTCGGGCGTATCCATCTCCTACGCGATCGGTTCCATCTTCGGTGGTGCGTTCGCACCGATGATCGCGCAGATGCTGCTCAACAAGACGGGATCTTCGCTCTCGATCGGTGTCTACATCGCCGGAGTGTCGTTGCTGTCTCTGATTGCCGTGCTTTTGGTGCCAAAGGAAGTCGAAGGCCGCAGCCTCCACTAA
- the paaB gene encoding 1,2-phenylacetyl-CoA epoxidase subunit PaaB: MSNNWPLWEVFVRTNRGLSHVHAGSLHAPDATMALRNARDLYTRRNEGTSVWVVPAEAITASDPDSKGGFFESAQGKSFRHATYYTKSEGVKHL, from the coding sequence ATGTCCAACAACTGGCCACTCTGGGAAGTTTTTGTCCGCACGAACCGCGGCCTCTCCCACGTCCACGCAGGATCTTTGCACGCACCCGACGCCACGATGGCGCTGCGCAACGCGCGCGACCTGTACACCCGTCGCAACGAAGGCACCTCAGTCTGGGTCGTCCCTGCCGAGGCAATCACTGCGTCCGACCCTGATTCTAAGGGCGGCTTCTTTGAGTCCGCACAGGGCAAGAGCTTCCGCCACGCCACCTACTACACCAAGTCCGAAGGGGTGAAGCACCTGTGA
- the paaA gene encoding 1,2-phenylacetyl-CoA epoxidase subunit PaaA has product MTTPELSQEQQHFDQLIADDSRVEPTDWMPEGYRKTLTRQISQHAHSEIIGMQPEANWITRAPSLKRKAILMAKVQDEAGHGLYLYSAAETLGTDRDTLVDQLLEGKAKYSSIFNYPARTWADVGAIGWLVDGAAICNQVPLCRCSYGPYGRAMVRVCKEESFHQRQGWEILYELANGTPAQKQMAQEAINRFYGPALQMFGPPDDDSPNSQQSMAWNIKRFSNDELRQRFVDMIVPQAEALGLHFEDPDLKWNEERGHYDFGALDWDEFFGVIKGDGPCNEQRAQRRRQAFEDGAWVREAAAAYAEKYESADTSLIA; this is encoded by the coding sequence GTGACCACCCCAGAACTCAGCCAAGAACAACAGCACTTCGACCAGCTCATCGCCGATGATTCCCGTGTCGAGCCAACCGACTGGATGCCGGAAGGCTACCGCAAGACGCTGACCCGCCAGATCTCGCAGCATGCCCACTCCGAAATCATCGGCATGCAGCCGGAAGCGAACTGGATCACCCGCGCGCCGAGCCTGAAGCGCAAGGCAATCCTCATGGCGAAAGTCCAGGATGAAGCTGGTCACGGACTCTACCTGTACTCCGCAGCCGAGACGCTGGGTACTGACCGCGACACGCTCGTCGACCAGCTCCTCGAAGGCAAGGCCAAGTACTCGTCCATCTTCAACTACCCGGCGCGCACCTGGGCAGATGTCGGCGCGATCGGCTGGCTCGTCGATGGTGCCGCGATCTGCAACCAGGTGCCGCTTTGCCGCTGCTCCTACGGCCCCTACGGCCGGGCGATGGTGCGCGTCTGTAAGGAAGAATCCTTCCACCAGCGTCAAGGCTGGGAAATCCTCTATGAACTGGCCAACGGCACCCCGGCCCAGAAGCAGATGGCGCAGGAGGCGATCAACCGCTTCTACGGCCCGGCCCTGCAGATGTTCGGCCCACCTGACGATGACTCGCCAAACTCCCAGCAGTCCATGGCCTGGAACATCAAGCGCTTCTCCAACGATGAGCTGCGCCAGCGCTTCGTGGACATGATCGTCCCACAGGCCGAGGCCCTGGGCCTGCACTTCGAGGACCCGGACCTCAAGTGGAACGAGGAGCGTGGCCACTACGACTTCGGCGCGCTGGACTGGGATGAGTTCTTCGGTGTCATCAAGGGCGATGGTCCGTGCAACGAGCAGCGGGCCCAGCGGCGTCGACAAGCCTTCGAGGACGGTGCGTGGGTGCGCGAGGCCGCAGCCGCTTACGCAGAAAAGTACGAATCCGCAGACACCAGCCTGATCGCTTAA
- a CDS encoding hotdog fold thioesterase, whose amino-acid sequence MTTSILAPGVASGPEFDHVRAMFSNDPATETLGATITHIAVGECDGHFTVQPEQCNGHGTVQGGILFTFADSLFAGACNAAGQTAVAVHNSIHYIAPAFQGQRIDGVARTVQSWGRNGFVDVSLTCDGKPIAEFRGTFRVLPGKPEQR is encoded by the coding sequence ATGACCACTTCTATCCTCGCCCCTGGGGTCGCAAGCGGCCCAGAATTCGACCACGTACGCGCTATGTTCTCCAACGATCCAGCCACCGAGACACTGGGCGCAACCATCACACACATCGCAGTAGGGGAGTGCGACGGCCACTTCACCGTACAACCCGAACAATGCAACGGTCACGGCACGGTCCAGGGCGGCATCCTGTTTACCTTCGCCGACTCCCTCTTCGCCGGCGCTTGCAACGCCGCAGGTCAGACGGCCGTTGCTGTGCACAACTCGATCCACTACATCGCGCCCGCTTTCCAGGGCCAGCGTATCGACGGCGTGGCGCGCACCGTACAGTCGTGGGGTCGCAACGGCTTCGTCGACGTGAGCTTGACCTGCGACGGCAAGCCGATCGCCGAGTTTCGTGGCACATTTCGGGTGCTTCCTGGGAAGCCGGAGCAGCGCTAA